AACTCACCGACTGCGCCACATCACTCTCCGGAAACTCCAAACACCCCTTCTCCGCAAAATGATGCGCAATCATCGTTCCCTTCCCCTATCCCAAATAAAGTCAGCACCAACTCACCCCTCCCCATCGCCTCTCACAAGTCAGAACACACCTCACTCTCCTGCACATTACTACTCGGACAAAACTCATCCCTCGGCGCACAATGATCCGCAAACCCCTTACAATCCGGTCCACTATACAACGCAACAGAAATCTTATCCGCACCAGCCATGTCGAAGGGATACCCCATCGGGCAGTAAACCACTTTATCGCCTGGATCGGAGTCGTCTCTTAGTTTGCAGGTGTCGCGCGGGGAGGTGATGTCGGGTTTTTTCATTTCGCCGCCGGGCGTGAGCCAGGGGTAGAGGCGGTGGTCGGAGTTGGGGTCGCCGTGGATGTAGCCGGGTCGGTGGCCGCGGGAGAGGAAGGGGGTTGAGGTGGAGGGGAGGGATGTTGTGTTGAAGGAAAGTGCTGTGGCGATGTGGATGGCTGCCAGGAGGGGGAGGAGGGTGGTGGGACGCATGGTGATGGCGGGATCTCCAGGGTCTGTCAGTGCTGGCGGCGGCGGTGGTGTTGAGGACTGCGAGCGCGCTCGAGTAGGAGTGGAGAATTCAAGGTGAGGTGGCGTTGTCTTGATGACTCGTGGCTAGAAGTAGACTAAAAGCTGATCTGGTAGGCTGATATCGTGAGCATGTTCCAGCTTACTCGCTCGAAATTCTTACCCCTGGGAACGACGAAATTTCCACTACATTCCCGAGTCTGTTACAGCGCTTCACCTCTCCATCACACACCTTGCGAACCTGCTACGGTGACGCATCGCCAGGCTGCGTCGCCATGCTCTTCTCCAACATCATGTCCCGCCTTCTGGCATTCATAGGCAGCACTCCCACCCCAACAACATCGTTCGAGCCCACCACCCTGGATTTTGACGACCACAGCCTCAACAACACGCTCATATCCCGCGACCGCCCCATCGGCTTCTTCGGCCCAGTGCGCGGTCGTCAATACCAACTCCGCGTGAACGCCTACCGTAACGACAAAGGAGGCTGTTCATGGCCAGATGGAATAGGTGCGTATCCTCAAAAAAAAGAATCCGCCCCAAATCCACGGCATTCGTCCAGAAGCTGAGCTGACTCTTCCTCTTCCTCCTCCTTTAGCGAAAAACTTCATGGGCGGCATAAACCTCGACATGAACGGACAATGTAAAGGCTTCAATTTCAAGCACAAGGATCTCACGGAGATGATTTCCATGTCGTTGCCTACGCGGTGGTATTTCCCGGAGGTGAAGCATTGTGAGGTGGCGTTTTATCAGCAGTATTATTGTGAGGGGTTGTTGATGGGGTGTGAGTACCTTTCTTTATCTCTTTCTCTCGCGACAAGGGCGCTCAACGATAGACGTGGCCATTCGTACGAGAGGACGAGAGTCTTTCGATCGTTGCGATGGCAATATCGCGGCGTAGAGACTGCTTGCGAAGTGGAAGCGTTCGCGCGCGCGAAGCACTCTCCGCAGGTCACGATTGCAGTCAACTTTGGAGCGGCGGCCACCTCTGCTGTCATGAGCCCTCGAGTAGAGTTATGTGCTGATATGGAGTTTAGTCTTAACAGAACGCGACGCCCGCGCGACCGAGACGAACTGCTTCGAACTCCTCGGCGCTCATTCCGCAAAAGCAGTCTGCGGCGAGACCTGGTGGGACGTATGGGACCAAGCCGGAATCCCCTGGCTAGACCCCAACTCGCCCTGGTTCCTCGACGACCACGACGAATGGCTCCTCGACGTCTCCGGCATCGTCATGGGCAACAAGAACTTCTTCAAGCACTGTCACCCCGGCGACGTAGAGTGCGTCCTCTGGGCCGCTACCACTTCAAAGCAACTGCAGATCCACGACCGCGACGGTGAAAAGAGAAGGGTATGGTTTGAGAAGATGCAAGCGAAGGGACAGAAGTTGGACTTCTCGAAGGATCAGTATAGGGAGTGTGATTGGAATGGGAGGTGTGGGATGATGTGCCCGAAAGGGAATGGATATAGGGTGCTTTGTGATGGTGATATGAGGAAGATGCCGAAGGGGGAGGAGTATCCGTACAATCAGGCTTGGGAGATTGCGAGTCCGAACTTGCCGGGGAATACGATCGGTAATCAGAGGCCGCTCGGTGCAGAGCCTCTTTCGTAGGTATCTACTACTCGAAGTGCTCGGAAAAGGTCAGACAGTATGTCTGTGAATCCATTCGTTGGCGTCTATCGTGCATCCGTCCACTCTGCCGTGCCAAACGTGCCGAATTCCTCGTGATGTCGTGGTTGACCGGCGCCTCGGGCTCCACGTTGACGACCACTTTGGTACACCAGAACTTCGGGTTCCTGGCGCGTGTCGGTGCATGTGACGCGGCACCATTCGGAGACAGTACCCATGAGCCATGCGGGCGCTCGCGCATCTTGTGACTGCTGGGTCGTGCACATAGCTCGTGCTTTTGCATCGCGCTGTTCGTCCCGGAGTGATCCACTTGATGTCCTCGTGCAGTATGAATTGCAAGTTTCTCAGGTGGTGCCTGAGACCGTGTAGTTGGAGTGCTCTTCATGCAGTCCTTCAGACCATATGACTCGGCAGCAAAAAGTTCGCAATACCCTCCTTCACGGCATACTCATGGCCACAATTCCCACACGCCAGCTTTCCACTCGCAATACTCGTCTCCATAAGCAGCGTATGCAAGTCCTTCAGCATTTGCGTCGGCTCGCCATCTTCGGCGGCGAGTTCCTCAGCGCCTGGTGTCTCTGCTGGGAGGGTTGGTAGACCGAGCTGTAAGGCTGTCAGTCACAAATCGTGATGTGGAGATGTTGATCTCTTTACTTCTTGATTCAGAGTCTTGATAGCCTCCCAATCCAGTCTCGGCAGCATGTTCGTGATGAAAAGTGGATTCAGGTCAACTTCAACTTGCTCCAGCTCTGCTTCTTTCGGATGGAGTGGAAATGCTGCAGGTGATGACTTGCAAGTCTTGCGGGCGCATGTGAGGAAATTGAGGGTGAGAAGCTTCATCTTGACAATCGATGCTTGTTATCACTTCGGTGTCGCTTCCATATACAAATGTTGTGGTTGTGATCACGCTTTCCTTTCCTCGTTGTTGGAAGAAGAATTTCGCCAAAGCTTGCCGCTGCCGGTTCTCGACTTTTCCGCCTCAGTCGAAGCCCACAACACCTCGCACTACTGGCAGCAAACAACACTGAACTCTGCGCATTCTTTGTTACCACATCGTCTCAAACACACTCTCCACATTCGTACAAACGACAACATGAGTGCGGAGCCGGAGAACGGCGGTGGCGACGGTGACGCCCGTGACCCCAGCGGCTTCCTCAGCGAGATTATCGGGGCTCCAGTTACGGTGAAGCTCAATTCAGGTGTTGTCTACAAAGGTATATCTCTCGAGACGAGCAAGCTCAATGGGATGAAGACTGACGGTCTGCCCAGGCGAACTGCAATCCGTCGATGGCTACATGAACGTCGCACTCGAAGACACGAAAGAATACGTCGATGGCAAGCACAGGCGGGACTACGGAGACGCCTTTGTTCGTGGCAACAACGGTCAGCCCTCCATTCCGCTATCTAAAGCCTCATACACTTCACTGACCGAGCAACAGTCATGTACATATCCTCCGACTCTGCATCGTCATAGAACGCAATGCAGCGTCGAATCCGCGAGGAAATCGGCATTCAGCGCGCATACCTCAACGCCATACGCGAAAGCTCGAACCATTGTAATCATCAAAGCTGCTACGATAGCGGTCTGGCGGTCCAGGAATGGATTAACCAGTCCGCCACAATCGAGATGCCGGACGATGCGGCTATTGCTCCGTGGCATGAAAATCGTGCTGTGGTGGAGGGGTTTAGTAGAGGCGAGAGGAAACATCACTGGGACAGGACTGCGATCTGGTCTATAGAGGGGGTTTTCTTGAGGGATGAGCTTGCTTGGATTGTCTGTCGAGATCATGGGGAGAGTCAGTGCCCGTACGAGCTTCCGTCGGAGTCTTCGTGGTCCAGATAGCATATGTACCGCCGCGGGATCTTACTCCTCTCGTCTTTCGACATCACCAAGGGCCTCAGTGCCTGTACGGCCTTCCGTCGGAATCTTCGTAGTCCAGACGGCATAAGTATTGCCATGAACAGTGACCTCTCCTTTCTCATTCTTCTCCACCTCGTCCGCTGAGACAATGTCCATGAAAGTCTTGCGTACACGCTCGCGATACACTCCCTCCAGCGCAGCAATGTGCCCCAAGGCGCTGTATCGATCCCACAGGCTATCAACACTCAGCGCCACCTCAAACGGCTCCTGCTGCTCCGCAATCGGTAGCGAGAACAGCTGGTCATCACTCGCAATGATAAGAGACAGCGGCGTCTTCTTCACTTGCTCATCGAAGACTTTCCGCCATTGCAAATGGCGAAATCGTGGTACCTCATCGCCAACTTCTTCTGCGACTTTCCAGGTGAGATCATGCAGTCTTGCCTCCCATGGCGTCGAAGCCTTGTGGTCGCGAGCATTGTTGTAATCCTCGACGTTCCAAACAAGACCAAGGGCAGAATGTCTCGCTAGCACGCGGTGAATCTCTTTCAGTGCGGTCATGTTACTGAACCAATGGAAACCCTGTTGGTCGAGCCATTCAGCTCGTTGTAATGAAGTACATTCCCCGGGTAAGAGAGTGTTGACATGGCCCAGCGAGCCAGAAAAACAAATGAGATCGTGATGTTCACCTACCTGTGCGACAACGACGGCATCGATACTCCCATCCTCCACAGCATCCACTTTCTCCCCCGTCCCATTCACGACTTTCACCCGCGGCAAGTTCTTGCTCTCGAGGACATTTCTCATGTCAGAATGCGGCTCAACAGCGATAATCTCAAACTCTTCCTCCCTCGCCGCGAGCGCTTCTGTGAACTTCCCAGTGCCCGCGGCGAGGTCAATGATCTTGGCATGTTTCTTCCCGGCCACTCCAACATTCTCAAGCAGGAGCTGCACAATTGAGGAAGAGTACGTCGGGCGATGTGTGTTGTAAGCAGCCGACTTGGCGAAGCCGGATTGTGCGCGTGCATTTATGCCGGAGGCTCCTCCTTGTGTAGCCATGACGATGAGCGCTGTGTGTGTTGACCTTGTTTGGTGGTTGGTGGAATGCTGGGAGGGAGGTGTGGCGCACGCAGGCACAGCAACGAGCTCTTTTTCTCGCTTGGGAAGGAAGGTTCCTGCGGGTTTCAGTTTTCTTGAGCTGGTGTGGTGTTTCAGGTTTTTGTCGCTGACACTGTGCTGCCAGCCGTTTCTGTGGCTTCAGTCCGGTCAAAGTGTATTTGTCAAGCAGTTCCTCCGCCAGCCTTTTCTCCCAGCGGTGTGAGCACGGCGGAGAGGGATGGTCGGCGGTGTGTGGCGTAGGGAGGTGGTGTGAAATTGGCGTGTTTCGGTTTACGAGGTTGTGCATGACGACGATCTGCTGGGAAGCGGTCAATGTTTGCATAAGAGACGCCAAGCTCCCCAAGGACAGATGGTTGCGGATGATGAATTTGCTGGAGTCGGAGGGCAACATGCACGGTGACCATCCGCTGCTCAACGCAGTTTGCACGACATGCTTTGGGGGATTTTCCGACGATGTGGTATAGACTGGTGCGTTATACGCGTTACGCAGTACGCTGGCACGGCAGCAGAGTCCGCACGAGGTGAGCTCGTGGTCGGGGTTGAACATGCGCAACGTTACAAGGATGCAGCCACGATTCCATCATTCAGCACATCGCACTGAACCATACAGAGCTGGAAGGCACAGCGCGAGCGTCTGCATCAACGCCGCTGCTGGGATTGATATTGCAGGCCAGCAGTGCAGTTGAGCGCTTGCCACCTGTTATCACATGTCGATTGCAGGTCGGAAGCATGACGATGCGGTCGGCCGAGCAGCTAGGCGGGTAGAAACAAGGCGGCTGGATGGGAGGAAAGGAAAATAGATGAGATAGAGAGGCGCCCGCGCAGTGTGCCTCGTGCACTGCATTACTGTATTCGCGCTGCTGGGGTAGGGTGTGGCGCCGCACAGTACCTGTACATGCTCGGTGGTGGATATTCATGCAGTCTCTGGTCTCAACGCATGCTCGGCTCCTCCGCCAGGTCGTGTGTGCTGCCTTCGTGGTGAGCGTCAGCAGGCCGCGCAATGGCTGATGACTGCCAGAGAAGCGGGCGCCGAGAGTGCATGCGCTGGATTCTCGGCTGTGTAAATTATGTAGATAATCTGATTGAAGCAACGGGCTGGATTTTATAGAGTCAAGGTGTTGCTAGCGAATCAGCACGACACGCCCCTAGCGATTCCGTACAGACGAGCTTGCCCGCATGCGGTGGAGTGAGGCAAGCCATGCATGGATCGGGCATGGCGCGAACCGTATTTCTGGACAGTGGACACAATGATGCCCTTTGACAGGGAGGACGAAGGAAGCAAGACTCCGATGTGTGGCTGGTGTCTCGCGCGAGGAATCAGATTTCACAACAACTCACGGCCACGCAGCAGCTGAGTGCAGGCCATCGAGAGAACGACCATCCACCTCGTTGCTGTGTGTTGCAGTTGTATGTCCATCTTGCAGAGaagtttagcctcgcgagaGCCACTGGCACAACGCTGAACCATCCACATCCAGAGTTGGCCCGCACTGTCCCGTCCCGCCCCTTCATGCTTT
This genomic window from Fulvia fulva chromosome 4, complete sequence contains:
- a CDS encoding Multifunctional methyltransferase subunit trm112 translates to MKLLTLNFLTCARKTCKSSPAAFPLHPKEAELEQVEVDLNPLFITNMLPRLDWEAIKTLNQELGLPTLPAETPGAEELAAEDGEPTQMLKDLHTLLMETSIASGKLACGNCGHEYAVKEGIANFLLPSHMV
- a CDS encoding U6 snRNA-associated Sm-like protein LSm6, which produces MSAEPENGGGDGDARDPSGFLSEIIGAPVTVKLNSGVVYKGELQSVDGYMNVALEDTKEYVDGKHRRDYGDAFVRGNNVMYISSDSASS